The stretch of DNA gatgtattttattagaataatgacattcagacatgagcctatttcacaaaggaatttctatcatttttaggctaaaaacaacaaaaatgttctgaacattactctaaataagctctaaaaactacagggatttcttccgcagttcaattacttagaacactcctagatttataagggcggatatctaacaaggtccccctttcatttgtgtcttcctatatgtcattgatgtgaacacttcccaacatCTCTTCATATATTGCTTTCACCCCATTGTCAATCATTCCCGTTGATGAATTTTTCGACTAGCTTTTTGAAAGTAatgtaattctctattgagtgtcccgtcattcccgcatgataatcgcattgtgcacTTACGTCGTACCATTTAGGATACGGAGGCTATGAAGGCTTCACATGTAAAGGagaaacaacatgcgcatcgaataagctttgatacagctccttgtacgacattggaattggcgtgaactggagtttTTCAATAACTTGCTTCATATatgattcttgtcttgatgaaccctgCTGATTAGCAATCGATTTGCTGTACGTATTCacgttgttcacctcattttctttttcttttgaggcttgtcttctgttatttcctccagcatcAATTTTTCTGCTCTTTATggcgctttcaatcatttcaccattcatgattatgtcagaaaagctttttgtggcactccctaacatatgtgtgatgaacgaAGCTTTCAATGTATTTATGAATAGCATTGACATTTCCCTTTCCaggagcggtggctgaacttggacggcgacctccctccacctctgtgcgtattgcctaaaactttcaccggacttctttttcatgttttgtagAGTGATTTTATCAGGTACCATGTCGGTCACATGACTATACTGCTTTATAAATGCTTGTGCTAAATTTCTCCATAAATTAATCTTGGTatggctcaattgattgtaccacctagatgccgcccctgtgaggctatcctaGAAACAATGTATCAGCAGTTGGTCGTTattaacatacccagtcatctgcctacaaaacatagtaatatgagcttcggggccactagttccattgtacttctcaaactctagcattttgaacttgtaagggAGAACTAAAtctggaaccaagctcaattctttagcatcaATCCCATAGTAACTCTCAGCACTTTCCATCGCTCTAAATTTTTCTTCAAGCCATTTATACTTTTTTTCTAGTTGTTTTGGCAGttcatcattcattttctccTTTTCAGCTGTTTCGTCGAAGTCAGGTATAGCAAGATTAGCAAGATTGTCTCcagggttagagcctgatccaACTTAAAAATTCATTGGCATTGAAGCACTGGCCTGAAACTGCTGAGGCCTAATGGTGACAGAGGATTTGCGCGGACATTCCTCAACTTGCTGAGGGTTAAAGCCTAGAGGATAGACAGGTCCCTCACTGTCTCCTTCTTCAACATTAAGCACAGAGTTTTTTCCTTTATCAATTCCTCCAGTCAGCAACTGAGTCAACTTATCCATCATATTCCCCTaagattccatcattttgtccaTCAAATTCTGCTAAATCTTCTCAAGCTACTCCTTTATTTGCTGCTGAAGCTGATCCTGCATTTCTTTTTGGAATTGTTCGAGCTTTTCTAATCTTTGGTCCATACTTTTTGATTTCGCCCGAGTACCGTAAAGGTGTTTAGTTgattggttggtttccaggttaactgatgAATGATTTTAATCGATTAGGCTCTTTTAGTGGATTTTAATGCCTATAATGTCATGTAATGCGAATGCATAcaatgaatgcataaagagacattgattctgattcaattacatttagaaaacttttctagaaaacaaatctctttacataaaatggatatttatacggctttgccctcatagGCGAAGACATTCggtcctcttcttcattcgagcgttaagataaatctcacgaactttTCAAAAGGGATGTCTCTTCCATCTCCTCTTTGCTTGATCCGGGCTGCAACTCATTactcactcatcctcgtgatgctcgttggcttctctttaagaaagttcagcggctctcgaataatctttgttatcttgaatccttgggcaacggagccatagtcgtgtaatcctccattaaactatcatccttctcttaccatattttcttggaccatattcggacaaccatattgtcttccattttatcaagaaactcattttcttatgacaagctctctatttcgCAACTGAATGTGAAccaacacctctttttatgatgaaaatgtaatGCGATCATAACAAAAAAAGAAacatgttagtacaaagcaaaaacaagcaagaataaatagaaaacctattcgggtgaccactaggggtttgacatagctctacctagggcaagttcctaaggttcactatatgtggtttggtttctaaagtaagggtacctgaaccagcagattcctcgatcctcacccattataggctcatacagactgagttcagttcagggggatacatttctctatggcttcacggagatgaaaatctcacgaagacataggtacgaatgtatcctgaaagcgatccactatcctgcacggaggtgaaaacctcacgaaggactagtttctcactcccacttagaggggtaaaatcattcaactcatgcaatgtataatgcaaaaataactaaaatacttaGATTGATTAAGCAATAAAATGATGAATGCAAAAGGatcttatgaatttttttaaaaatttatttttcgacCATAAGAAagaaattaatcaactttgtggctcgactctcttattttagtccccagtggagtcgccaagctgttgaaaccattttttatttttggaaaaaaacaaaaattagttgtcgactttaaaaaaaacaaaaattgggagtcgccaccaatcttttattaaggtgtgattagatcacctaaaaaatagctttggtctgCGAGTTTCAGAAAAaaggattcgggagtcagttacgtacgatgaaggattagcaccctcgtaacgccaaaaaattggtaccaaattgattaattaatgtcttaaagtcgagaatttaaaaaaaatactatccttagttaaatgaaattatttattaagactttctctttttgaaaagaaaaatatcacacccaatgcgttagggcacaacattttattctcttcaagatgagttggtccaaaaaactcgaataataaaatttaagaaaatatttaattgtttaaaatttatgaagaaatcgctgcccaatacgttagggcacgatttcttaaaatcccaaacattcaatatttccgttatatatatttttaaaaaaatctttatctcgagaaatcaacgtgtcacatccaattcgttaggacacaacacattgaattcccgatgacaaattttattttgtttgattaaagaacaatcctcgattgttagattttacgaagaaaatcggaacccaatacgttagggctcaatttttttgaaaatcctaaatacgagtattatctttattttgaaaattttccatttttaaatttgagtaaaagataatgtaatgttataatgtatgtataaatatcgtgataacaaatacaatagtaataaatacaacaatggcatagaaataatataaacaaataaataaataaaaataaatcaataacatgcaaagtatcaaataaatgagcgaaataaaaaaaacatgcttttaaaatatacatgaaaacataaattgataaacaaaagaaggaaataaacaaaaaaaatataaagagaaaaaaagggtacaacatatatacatgtacatatataaaaaatatatatatacatatatatagaatataaaaaagataattacatatatatatataaacaaataataattacatatattaaaattaattaatttagaaaatatatataaaaaaatttgtgaagaataatataagaaaacatacgtatatacatatttatcaaagtaaaaaatatataaaagcatatatatatgcatataaaagttaggaaataaaatatgtatatgtatatgtatataaaatgtaaatgtatatatatgtataaaaaagttatgcaaatagaataatatatatatataatatgtgcatgtgtttataaaagttttttaaacaaatgtatgtatatatattattgtaaaaaatatcgtatgtgtatatatagtaataataataataatgataataataacaataataataataacttaataacaagaaaatcaaatttaataaaaataaataataaatagtaaataaaaaaaagactaaatcgagcTTTGACATAAATTCTGGGCTTAAATCCACAAATAAATGAAGTCGAAAGGACCCTATTGAACAtgccaaagaaaataaaaatgcaagaggaagagaaatttgagggaatactcttaagaattattattactcccaaGTTCCCctcctttacaatgaagggagagacctctatttatagttgagcctccccaaatccaacggtacaggtcaattacatcaacggctaaaattaaagggtatctacaaattaaatctctaagattacaaaatcatatattctaagattgcatacatcatatctaagattatatatccttgaagattatgtttccataagcttgtagatggaccttcaaccttttcaagtaatgggtcattTCGAtcggccaaatgatataattttgtactggacttagactttattttattattttgggtttattatttttttgtgagcccgggGTAAAATTGGATATTACAAAGATAGAATAGAACTTTTAACTATATCGACTTGATACATACTTATATTGGTCAATTATTCAACACTATTCCATTGTGTgttcaaaaattgaaaaagtttgaaGCCGACACAAACATGAGTTATCACTAAATGAATCCACATCCTTTCATGTGCAAAGGGTGAGAGGGAAGGCAAAACTCAATTATTggaaactaataaaaatatttctaggtTAGATGTCCAAATTAATGGTTTTGTCTTGTTTATGGAAAAACACTGTTAACTTTTGGTTGGATTTTGATCTACAATCAATCCAAATATTTGATGTGCTAAAGtgtaatatatattttgttaGGTTTTTCACTTTACAAGCTATCTTTTAAGATTGAGTTTGAATTTCTTTAACCTAGTATCAGAGTTAAATTCTATTTTGagtcattttaaaaatttgtaattcaatttaatccttcttaatatattctattcaatttaatccaattaaCAATCTAGTAATGAAGGCAAGTTACTGTTTCTCTAGTTTAGTGAAAATCATTTCCCCTTCCTATATGCTAATTGTAAACAATTCTGGATAATGTAGTGATTCTCATGGAGGATATGTTTACTTGATCAATGTGTTCTAGAAGGCATCACATtggttttattctttttatttaagagccaAGTTTCAAGGCATTAATAGAAAAGGGTCCCTTTTGAAAGATGAAACATGGAACCAATTGAAAAGATAAAGCATGCTCTTTTTTATTACTTAAAACAATGAGTGGGGTAATATATTCTGAGAAGATAATAGAAGCCAAAAGTTGCTTTAGCCAACAGCTTTGTCAATTATTTTCATGCATCTACAATCTATGAATTAATTTTCAgatccttttgtttttttttttctaaataaaaaaccTGCTGGATGTCAAGTTGCTCAATACGATGGGTTCAGACAGTTTATGTTCATGTGAATTCATTCTTGGGAAATCAATGTTTAGATAAGTTTATTAAATATAGCCACTGTTTTCAGCATCTTTGCCTTGGTTTTGTTGTTGGAATttggatttttggtaaaatacAAATGGGGTCTCCATGATACGGTTAATGTTTTGAGTGCTCCTAGTTTTGTCTTTGTATTCCCTTTTTGCTTGGCTCTTGGTGCCTTTCTTATCAGGGATTTTTAACAACTCTTGCGCACTAACAATTATTTGAGTAAATTACACCAAAGTCACTGAACTATTAATAAGTTCAGTTTATagtcattcaacttcaaaaagttacataatgatcattaaactatttgaaagtttttatttgaaTCACTCGACCTCTGTTCACACTGCCTGCACCAATTGAAAGTTTTAATATTTCTCCTTCTCTTCTACAGTTTAGTTTCTTTTAATGAAACAATCTTTATCGAATTGAAGGGGAAATGAAGCAAATTctttaattacatttaaaaattgaataaatcttTATCGAATTAGTTTAATTCAactcataatttatataaatatcttCCAACAAAGAATTCGAGTTTGAACACATTAATGTTATCTTGGTTTGCTTGATAAATGGAACTAGCGAACAACATTAATGTTGTAAATTGGGTGCCTTTCAAACTCCAAAAAAGAGCTTCGCTCATGGAATATAACGCCGTCAGATGGAGTGGCAAAGGGATTTCCAGTTTCggccaaaagaaaaagaattatatcAGCTAACCCCCCTAATATCACGCACCACACCTTCAGGTTCCAATGGTTGAATATGCACAATGATGTCCTGAGCTGGAACACATGATTCCGGTGAGCTACTTCGATCACACCCCATGATCTTTTGGCATGTTTCAAGCAAACAATGCCTGCATTTGGGGCATGATGTGTGCGATTTAAGCCACTTATCAATACAACGAACATGAAATCCATGGTTACATTTGGGTAGAAACCGCAGGTGCTCGCCGGGCGTAAACTCCGACAGACATATCGCACATTCCGAGTCCACCCCTGGGAGATTCATCTCTGCCGAGTAATTCACCACAGGGAAAGTCTTGAGTGCCTTTGGCTCGATTCCGCTATTAACTGTTGCGGCTGAAGGGTTGTTGGTGGAGTCGGAAGCCGACCTGTTTGAGCACCTTAGTACACATCTGATTATTAAGTTTAGCCCCAATGAACAAACTATGCCACAAATGAGTACTGAAAGCACCATGAAAACATTTTGGTCTAAACTAGTAGTCTGAGGGTAAGTAGGAGTAGCTGATGGTTGGTTCGATTGTTTGTAATAAAGCAGTAATTTTCTGGAATGAAAGTTTCCAAGAAAATCTTGCGAGAGTTGAGATGAGGTTGACATGGTTTTTTGAGAGTTTGCAGAGTTGGGAAAAAATTTGCTTGGAAGACCACTCAAATGGGGGAGATTATATATAGAGAAAGTTGATATGAGCATGAGACTGAGAATCCAATAGTATTCTGCCTGTTTCCAATCTCATTTCTGGACCCACTaactaataaaataacaaaatatgcCCTGGATTTCAGGTTAAATCATTTTTGTTTGAAATAGATCATTGCCCCAAATAATgtgatatacttttttttttaaaaatttattaaatattatacttTGGATTCCTAAATTATGAGGACTTAAATATAGTAGTTGGATTTTCTTTTCTATAGGCTTAAGTCTTTctgatttaatataattttagaaGGGAAAGCTATAAAAACAGTCACTTTTATTTgccttagattacattttagtcacttatgtttgaaatgttacgttttagtcacttacgttatcgttttgttacgaagtggtcactctactgttaagctccgttacctccctaacggcagtcctatgtggcagtccaaatgggtttaaAATGCCAATTTAGATGTCTAGttgttgggatgaaaataggtttttaattaaataaatttaatttggattgcTATGTAAGGcatctaagttggcatttaaaactcatttggactacCACATAGGATCATCGTTAGGAAGGTAACGGAGTTTAACGGCAGAGTGATCACttcataacaaaacgataacgtaagtgactaaaatgtaacatttcaaacataattgactaaaatgtaatccgaGACAACCAAAAGTGACtaattttatagtttacccatttTAGAATTctctaaattcaaattttaattactttttccttttctttcttttagttCGTTCAATATCTTATTATTCATTGATCATTGCTATTTTAGtcttttcttttaactttcatAGTTGCTTTTAGTTTGGGTCCATAATTCTTATACAAGTATCGTTGGCATTGTTGGTTCTTATCCGATCACATTTAGATTAGATGCCATGATCTCCCACATCAACTGTGTGACTCTTTAGAAGTATGGTTTGTTGAAAGtgggtattatttttttttataaattttatagagAATTTGAGTGCTTGAAGAAGTCAACAGTTCGACAAGTTGAGTTTATCTTGTTAGAGTTTGAAAATACATGTATGGCACACAATTACATATTAAGAAAATCTCTATAAAACACTTGTAATGGAATGAAAGTCTAATTACTACAAAGAACTATAATTCTCTGGAAGTGTTTAGCTGATAAAGTGTAATTACAATGTAATTCTCTATGTCAAGTTtcgtattataaattataataacatTTGTTGGGTTATTCCCCCTCTTAATATTTAACACAAGCTCCTTTTCATCATATATTGGTCATTGACTGAGTTCATCATTGTCTGAATCTGAATCTATATTATTAAGATTATCAAGATCTCTTTATTTCATTTACTCTTCCAAGTATGGAATATCCTAAATCCACCTACGAataaagttatgaaatatgcaacatgTTAGTACAATCCAACCATTTTTTTATGCTATACTAAGgtgatttaataatatattttatttacaatttataatataataaattttttgctAAGAGTatattcttttacaattttataatatatattttacaattggATGTAATTACTCCAATTCTCATCCTTCTCCTAAGAATTAAAACCTGTAATTGAGCGCTCCAATTACATCTAATTCAGTGGGATCCATCAATTACAATGGTTACCCAAATATGCCACCCTGTTTAATAACATGCAATTATACTCAAATCTAATTATTAGGTGGCTTTTCAAATACTACCTTATATATGGGTAAAAACACTATCCATAGAGCTATAGGACAGGAGTCCTATATGTTATAGGACACATATTCAAAGCTCACCGAGCATAAATGTTCACATTTCTTTGGTAGGTGGTTGTACACCCATGCACGATTGCCTCTGCGCACCCATTTTGTTGAACTCATCGCCTCTTCAGGCACTCAAATTCTCTTGAAGTAGGGAGACAAATCTTCCACGAAGACAATATTACTAACTCGTTGAGGGTTTTGTCGACTCCCGTTAAACgacatttcaaactaaaaatgaACAGGGCATTCAATAAACCgtttatgaattatttattttttattcgtttattaagctaaataaatgaatatgaacaaaaatttaaagcttGTTGATTAAATGAACCAAACAAGAACAAAACTTGTTCACTTCATTTATATTTATGGAGAAGCTTGCTCATATGCATTTAAAGctagtttattattttattatatgctaATAGAATTAACCTTTCTtgcttattttatttctttctaatataattattaataattatagtttattattttatatttttttaaaagatgtgtttatttatttatttttgtttattattcatAAGTATTTTTCGTGAACATATTTAATTATGTATTCATGAAAAATTCACCAACACATTAGtttaatattcataagtatatttcatttaattatacataattttaaataaataaacataaatacaaatttaaaattcttaagaacataaaaaaaatttaaaaataaatacacaaacataaaaaaatatactgATTCAAACTTGATTTATTTACAATCCAAAACAAACTGcgctattatattttttttcatgtatGAATTTCCAGTCTGAAACTATGAATCTCCACTGCTGTAACAAGTAAATATAGGCACAGCCGCACTGGAATTCTGGAATCAATGGAAgaaaagatgtttaaaaacttgatGAAACCATATCACCAAgcacattattaatataatataatataatatgataGAGACAGTAGTGGATGGTGATAGGGACAGTAGTGGAGTTTGGTTTCTAACCAGCAAATTAGCTGCTTGGAGAAGCAACAATTTGCAGCTATGTATTACATAGTCATTTGACCAGCTCCTGTATGCTGTTATGCAGGCCAGGTTTACAACcttaaatttacaaatattttacAGTGAAAGCTATGGAATCCTGCCACATGTTGCAACTCATTGGCATTAGATAAGGTATCGTTTCCAAAATTTCCATCTTCTTTAATTTGCTACCAAATCAGATCGTTATCTTTAAGCCATGCAAGTAGTCTAATAATCTGATTTCTTTTAAAAGTACCAAACTAAAGCAGCTTTTACTAGTGGGATTATCTATGAGATCTTCAGAAAATACTGATGCTATTTTTAATTGCCAAACTGGTACTTCGTGAAAAGCAATAGAGGGTTAAAAATGGTTTATCTGAATCTGTCATGCTTACTTGAGGGCCA from Gossypium hirsutum isolate 1008001.06 chromosome D04, Gossypium_hirsutum_v2.1, whole genome shotgun sequence encodes:
- the LOC107959441 gene encoding RING-H2 finger protein ATL78, translating into MSTSSQLSQDFLGNFHSRKLLLYYKQSNQPSATPTYPQTTSLDQNVFMVLSVLICGIVCSLGLNLIIRCVLRCSNRSASDSTNNPSAATVNSGIEPKALKTFPVVNYSAEMNLPGVDSECAICLSEFTPGEHLRFLPKCNHGFHVRCIDKWLKSHTSCPKCRHCLLETCQKIMGCDRSSSPESCVPAQDIIVHIQPLEPEGVVRDIRGVS